A region from the Cellvibrio sp. PSBB006 genome encodes:
- a CDS encoding DUF481 domain-containing protein, which translates to MKFFWLFLTLIVTSAQTHAGYLELTNGDRAEGEFVRLEGDSVIWKSTNFGELNIKKNKVKNIVSSKPFKISGNDIPCMLENMEGENLVYYCGLRSRMVRTPLLSVNVMTPYETFVEGEYIHHGRINLWGAYSRGNEVRDEWNIQTEFTLRRSEFRHTLGGEYARASWWYSEPPEKWNVSYGLDWFFRERWFWSNNIAVGVEEARGIENYHTLGSGVGYQFWENSKSALSLRSGLAYYNEVYMDSFVIDPNYQIDDNYTAWRVATDFRYTLPLGVSFFHNNELIQSFEDSSNFYLKTTTGLSAMILSKVYSELKVDYNVDNQPQPGKQEKDTRMSVGVSYKW; encoded by the coding sequence GAAGTTTTTCTGGTTATTCCTGACGCTTATAGTGACCAGCGCACAGACCCATGCGGGTTATTTGGAACTGACGAATGGTGATCGTGCGGAAGGCGAATTCGTTCGTCTGGAAGGCGACAGCGTGATATGGAAATCGACCAACTTCGGTGAGCTCAATATCAAAAAAAATAAGGTAAAAAATATTGTCAGCTCCAAACCCTTCAAGATCAGCGGCAATGATATTCCCTGCATGCTGGAAAATATGGAAGGCGAAAACCTGGTGTATTACTGCGGGCTTCGTTCGCGTATGGTGCGCACGCCGCTGCTGTCAGTAAACGTCATGACGCCCTACGAAACCTTCGTGGAAGGCGAATACATTCACCACGGGCGCATCAATTTATGGGGTGCTTATTCCCGTGGCAATGAGGTGCGCGATGAATGGAATATCCAAACGGAGTTTACGCTGCGACGCAGCGAATTCCGTCATACCCTGGGTGGTGAATATGCGCGTGCGTCCTGGTGGTACTCGGAGCCGCCGGAGAAATGGAACGTCAGCTACGGCCTCGACTGGTTCTTTCGCGAGCGCTGGTTCTGGTCAAATAATATTGCCGTGGGTGTGGAAGAAGCACGGGGCATAGAGAATTATCATACCCTGGGCTCCGGTGTCGGTTACCAGTTTTGGGAAAACAGTAAGTCGGCTTTGTCCTTAAGGTCGGGCCTGGCCTATTACAACGAAGTGTATATGGATTCGTTTGTTATTGATCCAAACTACCAAATCGATGACAACTATACGGCCTGGCGAGTTGCTACGGATTTTCGTTATACGCTGCCGTTAGGCGTTTCGTTTTTTCATAACAACGAGTTAATTCAGTCCTTTGAGGACAGCAGTAACTTTTATCTGAAAACCACCACCGGTTTAAGTGCGATGATCCTGAGCAAGGTTTACTCGGAACTCAAGGTCGACTACAACGTCGATAATCAACCACAACCCGGTAAGCAGGAAAAGGACACGCGTATGTCTGTGGGCGTGAGTTACAAATGGTGA
- a CDS encoding FxsA family protein — MRFFLMMLLVLPVIEIWLLIVIGDEIGVLPVIAWLILAAIIGINLIRYLGVATMISINQQLRRGEAPAQAVVGGMMMGVAGVLLVIPGLISDVIAVALLIPPLRRGLLNRWLRNMRAKTAHYQGNVYDVEAETPPPVEPEKIGRTLEREFRRDDKN; from the coding sequence ATGCGATTTTTTTTAATGATGCTGCTGGTCCTGCCGGTGATCGAGATCTGGCTGCTTATTGTTATTGGCGATGAAATTGGTGTGCTTCCTGTGATCGCGTGGCTGATTCTGGCGGCCATTATCGGGATTAACCTGATCCGTTATCTGGGTGTGGCTACGATGATCAGTATTAATCAGCAGCTACGTCGCGGCGAAGCGCCAGCGCAGGCGGTGGTGGGTGGCATGATGATGGGTGTTGCCGGTGTGCTGTTGGTGATCCCAGGTTTGATCAGTGATGTTATTGCCGTGGCATTGCTGATTCCGCCGTTGCGCCGGGGTTTGTTGAATCGCTGGTTACGCAATATGCGCGCTAAAACGGCGCATTATCAAGGCAATGTATACGACGTCGAGGCGGAAACGCCGCCGCCAGTTGAGCCGGAGAAAATTGGTCGCACATTGGAAAGGGAATTTCGGAGGGACGATAAAAATTAA